CACAATCAATTGTTTTGCATTATCTCATCACATCAAAAGTGGTTATTTGCGTCAATCATCTCATCAGACCGCCAGCGGGCCATTTACCGCACACAGTAACCACCATCAATACGGAGATCACTACCAGTCATGTACGAACTGGCATCACTGCACAGGTACACATAAGCACCCTTCAACTCCTTTGCATCACCATTCCGACCCATGGGAATCATACTCAACCAGAGATCCTGAATCTTCTGGTCCACGAAATCCGACAATCCCGTATCGATATAACCAGGCGAGATACTGTTCACACGAGCAAAGTCTCTCCACTCATTCGCCAGCGAACGTGCCATGTGGATACACCCAGCCTTAGCCACATTGTAGGAGGTCTGCTCCTGCGGGAAGTTGGCAATGTGACCGGACATACTGGCCGTGATGACCAGACTGCCCTTGCCCCGCTTCTTAAAGTGCGGCCCCACGGCCTTAGCGCAGTGGTAGGTTCCGTTGAGATCCGTCTGCACGACCTCCATCCACGCCTCGACAGTGGACTCCAAGACGCCGCCGTCAGCGGTACGACCAGCGTTGGCGATGAAGGCGTCAATCTGTCCAAAGTCCTTGATCACGTCGTCAACGAGCTTCTGGACGCTCTCCATGTTGCCGATGTCGCATTTGTAGGCCTTGGCTTCGACGCCGTAGGTTTTCTTGAGTTCTTCTGCGTTCTTTTCGCCGCCTTGAGGACGCGAGGCATAGGTGAGGGCGATGTTGGCGCCCATTTCGGCGCAGCCGCGGGCGGCTTCGATTCCCATGCCGCGGGGGCCGGAGGCGCCCGTTACGACGACGACCTTGCCCTTGA
The sequence above is a segment of the Aspergillus flavus chromosome 4, complete sequence genome. Coding sequences within it:
- a CDS encoding reductase with broad range of substrate specificity (L-xylulose reductase): MPIPVPSANSLTDLLSLKGKVVVVTGASGPRGMGIEAARGCAEMGANIALTYASRPQGGEKNAEELKKTYGVEAKAYKCDIGNMESVQKLVDDVIKDFGQIDAFIANAGRTADGGVLESTVEAWMEVVQTDLNGTYHCAKAVGPHFKKRGKGSLVITASMSGHIANFPQEQTSYNVAKAGCIHMARSLANEWRDFARVNSISPGYIDTGLSDFVDQKIQDLWLSMIPMGRNGDAKELKGAYVYLCSDASSYMTGSDLRIDGGYCVR